The stretch of DNA AGCATCGCCCAGGTGCCGGCGCGCGACGTCAGCTTCAAGGAGACCGAAAGCCTCCCAAAGCCTGACGAGAACGTGCGCGTGGTAGCCCGCGTGGCGTTCATCAACCACCTGATTGATGCGGACATGCTCAGCGACGTCGACCCTTCGCTGTCGAGCCTCAGCGCCGAGCAGAAGCGCGAGTTCATCAAGCGCATGGCGCCGGAGCGCCGCGCTGCGCCGATCGGCCCGGTGCAGATCCGCTCGAAACTCGGTACTGCCGTGGAGTTCACCCTGTACCCGCTGTGCATGGATTCCGATGCGATGGCGGCCTACATCGCCAACGGCGATCTGGACACCATCCGCGAGGAAGTCGGCAATCGCATCAAGGACGCGCGCGCCGATGGCTACAGCGTGGCCGGGCTGGGCATGTACACCTCGATCGTCACCAACAACTGCCAGGCCCTGAAAATTCCTGACATGGCACTGACTTCGGGCAATGCGCTGACCATCGGCATGGGCCTGGAAGCGATCGAGCAGGGCTGTAAACAGCAAGGCCTGGAGCTGGGCCAGCAGACCGCCGCCGTGGTCGGTGCCGCTGGCAACATTGCCTCGACCTACGCCTCGCTGCTGTCCACCAGCGTTGAACACCTGATCCTGATCGGCAGTGGTCGCGACGGCTCGCTGCGGCGCCTGGAGAAAACCGCGCAGCAGATTTACGCCGAAGCCGCCCGCGCGATTCTCAAGGGTGTCGTCGAGCACGATCGCCTCGCCACTCGCCTGCAGCAACTGCGGGGTATCGATGCCTTGTTGCAAGCCCATGGCAACAGTGCCGACCTCGGTCAGCGCGTGGCGCAACTGGTCGACGAGCAACTGGGGGCCAACGCCTTCATCACCGTCAGCAATGACCTGAGTGTCCTGAAACAGGCGCGCATCGTGCTCTGCGCGGCGAATGCACCACAGGCGTTTCTCGGCGCCGAGCACTTTGCCGAGAACAGCGTGATCTGCGACATCGCGGTACCGCTGAACGTCGACCAGAACCTCGCGAGCCAGCGTTCCGACGTGCTGTACATGCACGGCGGGATTGTCCAGACGCCGATGGGCGACGGCCTGGCCCACAACGTGCGCGCCTACCTCAAGCAAGGGCAACTGTATGCCTGCATGGCGGAGTCGGTGTTGATGGGCTTGTCCGGAATGAAACAGCACTACTCCTACGGCGACATCAGCCGCGAGCAAGTGCAGCAGATCCGTGCGCTGGCCGCGACCCATGGCTTCAGCCTCGCCCAGTTCAAAACCGACAACTCGCTGTAAGGAACGGTCATGCCGAACAAAGTAGCAGTAGTGACCGGCGGCAGCCGTGGCATCGGCCGGGCGATTGTCCTGGCGCTGGCGGGTGCCGGTTATCACGTCGCGTTCAGTTATGTGCGTGATGAAGTGGCCGCGATGGCCTTGCGCGATGAGGTGCAGGCGTCGGGTGTGGATTGCCTGGCGCTGCAATGCGATATCAGCAGCGGCGACAGCATCCAGTCATTCTTCGGGCGGGTCGAGGCGCATTTCCAGCGTGTCGATCTGCTGGTCAACAACGCCGGCATTACCCGTGACGGCTTGCTGGCGACGATGCCCGTGCGTGACATCGTCGACGTGATCCAGACCAATCTGGTCGGCACCTTGCTCTGCTGTCAGCAAGTGCTGCCGGGCATGTTGCGCCAGCGCAGTGGTTGCATCGTCAATATCAGTTCGGTCGCCGCGCAAAAGCCCGGCAAGGGCCAGAGCAACTACGCCGCGGCCAAGGGCGGGGTCGAGGCCATGACCCGCGCGCTGGCGGTCGAGCTGGCGCCGCGCAACATTCGGGTCAACGCGGTGGCCCCGGGCATCGTCAAGACCGAGATGAGCACGGCGCTGATCGGTAGCCAGGAGGAGCAAATCCAGTCGCGGCTGCTGATCAAGCGTTACGCCGAACCGGAGGAGATTGCCGAAGCGGTGTTGTACCTCGCCGACCGGGGCCTGTACCTGACCGGGGAGGTCCTGCCGGTGAACGGCGGGTTGAAAATGCCATGAGCCGCACCATTCTGATTACCGGTGCGGCCAAGGGCATCGGCCGCGCGGTGGCCGAGGACTTCGCGGCCAATGGCGACAATCACCTGATCCTGCTGGACCTCGACTTGCCACAGCTGCAGGGCTGGGTCGATGAGCAGCAGGAGCGGATCAAGGCGCGGGTCGAGACCCACGCGGCGAACATCGCCGACCTGCCGGCCATGGAAGCGTTCTTCAAGCAGCTCGGCACCCAGGTCCGGCAGGTCGACGTGTTGGTCAACAGCGCCGGCATCTGCAACGAAAACGAGCCTGAGGATCTGCATAACTGGCACAAGGTGATTTCGGTCAACCTCAACGGTACGTTCTACGTCACCTCGTTGTGCCTGGCGCTGATTCCGGATCGCGGACGGATCATCAACATGTCCTCGATCCTCGGGCGTGCCGGCAAGGTGCGCAATACCGCGTACTGCGCTTCCAAACACGGCATCGTCGGCATGACCAAGGCCCTGGCGCTGGACCTGGCCTCGCGGCAGATCACGGTCAATGCGATTCTGCCGGCGTGGATCGATACCCCGATGCTGCAGGGCGAACTGGCGACGCAAGCGGCGATTGCCGGTTTGACCCAGGAACAGATCGTGCGCAACGCGAAGAAAAAACTGCCGATGCGCCGCTTCATCCAGAGCGAAGAAGTGGCCGCGATGGTGCGTTACCTGGCCAGTCCTGAAGCGGGAGGGGTCACGGCCCAGAGCCTGGTGATCGATGGCGGCGTCGGGTTGGGAATGTAAGCGATGCCAGGATCTATCAACCGCATCGCGTGGACGGTGTGGGCGTGCATGGCTGCTCCGGCGGCCCTCGCGGCCCTGGAAGTCGACGACCTCAAGCCCGATTACGCCGACGCCGAAATCGGCGTGGCCACGGCTCTGCGCCTGCACGGTGACGATCAGGTCACGCAGAAGGCCATGTATTTCAAAGCCAATCTGGAGGACAACTGGGACGGCGGCTATTACAAGGCCAAGGGCCGGGTGCGCTATGACGCGCGCTACGACGGCAACAATCCGTACAGCGAGCGGGCCCGGGAAAAGTACCGCTTCGACGCCGATTGGCGGCATCTGTATGTCGGCCATTCGCTGGGCGACGGTGAAGTGACGGTCGGCTGGCAACAGGTGGTCTGGGGGCGTGCGGACGAGTTGCGCGTGCTGGATCAGATCAACCCGCTGGACTACCGCGATGGCTTGACCCCGCTGCTCGAAGACAGCCGCATCGCCGTGCCGATGGTGCGCGTGGCGCAGCCCTTGGGCGAGTGGGAGCTGGAGGCGCTGTGGATCACCGATTTCGTCAAGAACCAGCCGCCGGTGGCGGGCAGCGAGTTCGCCGCGCCGCTGTTTGCGGCACCGGATCCCGAGTATTTCCTGCTCGACTCCAAACCCGGTTATGACGGCGACAAGGGCTATGGCTACGGCTTGAGTGCCAACGGCCGGATCGGTGCGGTGGATACCAGTTTCGTCGCGCTGAGCGCGCGCCAGCAGGACCCGGTGTACGCCGTCGAAGGCGTGGCCGATGACGGTCGTACGCGCCTTGAGCGGCAGTTTGCGCGTTACACCATGGGCGGTGCCGGGCTGGCGATCGATGCCGGGCACAGCATCGTGGTGCGTAGCGAAGTCGCCTGGTTCGACAACTGGCGCGTGACCAATCCGACCCGCGCCTACGGGGCCGACAGCACCTCGATGGTCAAATCGCTGCTGGGGGTCGACTACCTGTGGCGTGACTGGCTGATCTCCGCGCAATGGCAGGAGCAGGTGTTGCTCGACTGGCAGGACGGCATGTTGCAGGACAAGCGCGAGCCGCTGTTCACCCTGTCGGCCGAGGGCACCCATCTACAGGATCGTCTCAAGAGCCGACTGGTGGCGGCCGCCTCGCCGCCGCTCAAGGACAACGCGTTGTTGCAGGGCATCTTCACCTACAAACCGGTGGACTACATCAAGCTGGGGCTGGAAGTGGACGTGTTCTTCGGCAAGCCCGACAGGGCCTTCGGCGAGTACAGCAAGCGCGATCAAGTGCGGCTGTCGGCCGGCTATCTGTTTTAACCCGTGACGCCTGCCTGCCGCCGGTGGCGCAGGCGCCAATCAATGTACTTATCCGACGAAAAGGGAATTGCGATGTTGCCACTTTTGAAAAGCCTGACCGCCACCGCGTTGATCCTCACTGGCGTCTGCGCCAGCGCTGCCGATGGCAGCAATGCCGATGAAATCGTTCGCCAGGTGCGCGACCGCAATGACGGTAAAAGCTTCATGTCCCAGGTGTCGCTGATTCTCCACGACAAGAAGGGCAATACCCGAGTTCGTGAGTTCACCTACCTGCAGAAGGACTACCCGGACAGCGACAAATTCAGCATGTATTTCTCCGCGCCAACCGACGTGCGCGATGTTGCGTTCCACATCGAAAACCCCCACGAAGCCCTGGGCCTGGAAGACAGCCAGTGGATGTACCTGCCGGTCAGCCGCCAGACCCGTCGGATCTCCACCACCGACAAGCGCGGTTCGTTCATGGGCAGCGAGTATTCCTATGCCGACCTGGACAAGATCCGGGTCAAGGATTACTCGCAGAAACTCGTCGGCGAGGAGCAGATCAAGGGCCGCGATTGCTACGTGATCGAGCGTGAACCGGCGTCCCCTGAAGTACTGGCCAAGACCGGTTACAACAAACTCAAGGTGTGGATCGACAAGCAGAACTTCCTGGTCATGCGCCAGGACTTCTTCGACGTCAAAGGCGTGCTGATCAAGCAGATGCGTACGCAGAAGGTCGAAACCATCGACGCGATCGACAGCGTCGTGCTCAGCGAAACCGAGCACTTCATCGATGGCACCCGCTCGGAAATGCGCTTCAACCAATTGCAGTACAACGTCCCGCTGGAAGACCGCCTGTTTACCCAGACCGCGATCAAGCGCGGCCTGAAAACCGGTGACCTGCCGGAATTTTCCGTGTCTGCCCGCTAAGCGCCGCTCCCGACGACCCTGGAACACATGATCATGGAAAGATATCTGAATTTCGTCGAGCGTTATGCGCGGGCGATTGTTTTCCTGCTGGTGGCGATTACCGCGTATTTCACCTATACGCTGGGCGCGCTGGTTTCGGACACCAACCCTTATCTGCTCAAGGAAAGCCATCCGGCGCGCAAGACCATCATAGATTTGCAGGGTGAATTCACCGGTACGTTCGACTCGGTGATGGTGGCGCTGAACAACCCGCAGACGGTCTTCAACAAGCAGACGCTCAATGCGCTGTTTTCGATGTCGCAGTCGGTGCGCAAGATGATTCTGGCCAACGATGCCGACAAGGAGCAACTGGCGCAAATCGTCGGCAAGTACCCGAATGACAGCCGCGCGCAGCTCTTGACCCGGGACATTCTCGAGGATGGTTTTTCCCAGAACGACTACGCCCAGGCCAAGGCCTTGCGTGACCATGCACAGAGCCAGAACTGGGACTCGCACGATCAGCTGTTCCTGACCTTCCTCGCCGAGCGGATCAACCCGATCCGCGAAATGGCCTCGATGGGGGATCTGGAAAACATCGTTCTGACCGACGACGGCGAGTTGTTGATCCACAAGACCCTCAACGCCTACGACATGGACCCGGCGGTGGTCGAGTCGCAGATCATGGGCAACGAGCTGATGGTCGACGGGGTAGTGTCGAAGGACAAGAAAGTCGCGATGCTGGTGGCCGAACTCGGCACCAAACAGGACGACGCCCAGGCGCAACTGCGTGCCTATCAGATCGTGCGCGGCATCGTTGCGCAGTATCAGGCCGAGCATCCCGAGTACAAGGACGAGATCTTCATTGCCGGCATGCCGATCTTCATCGCGGCCCAGCAGGAAATCATCGACCATGACCTGGCGGTGCTGTTTCCGATCGTGTTTCTGCTGATCACCCTGCTGCTGATGTTCTTCTTCCGCAAGCCGCTGGGCGTGCTGTTGCCGCTGTTCAATATCCTGTTCTGCACCATCTGGACTCTGGGCCTGATGGCGCTGTTGCGGGTGCCGTTCGATCTGTTGACCAGCGTATTGCCGGTGTTTCTGTTCACCATCTGCTGCTCGGACGCCATCCATGTGATGGCCGAATACTACGAGCAGAAAAGCGCCGGCAAGAGCAACCGCGAGGCCAACCGCGAAACCCAGCGCCTGATGGTGGTCCCGGTGGTGTTGACGACGGTGACGACCATCGCCACGTTCATGATTTCCACTACCAACAACATCGTCAGCATCCGCAACTTCGGCGTGTTCATGTCCATCGGCCTGACGGCGGCGCTGATCATTTCGCTGCTGCTGATTCCGGCGTGGATTTCCATCTGGGGCAAGGATCAGGCGCCGCAAGCCAAGGTCGAGGCCCACAAGGAATCGATCATCTCGCGTTATCTGGTGGCGTTCTGCGCCTGGATGATCCGCTTTCGCAAACCGATTCTCATGGTCATGCTGCCGTTGCTGGCGCTGGCCACGGTGTTCACCTTCCGCGTCGATATCGAAGACTCGGGCATCGCCTACTTCAAGCCGCAAAGTCATATCCGCGTGTCGGACCAGTTCATCAACCACGCCAAGGTCGCGGGCACGGCGCCGGGCTGGATCGCGATTGACAGCAAGGAACCGCGCGGAGTGCTGACCACCGAAGTGGTGCAGTTCATCGACAAGCTCGACCACTTCATCAAGCAACAACCGAACGTCAGTTACGGCTACTCGCTGGCCACCTACGTCAAGCGCATGAACCTGGTGCTCAACGACATGAACCCTGATTACCTGCGCGTGCCCAACGCCATGGAAAAGGTGACCTCAGTCAATGACGACGGGCAGGTCGAGCGTTTTGAAGTGCCGGGCAATTCGCTGATCGAGCAGCACGTGATGCTGTTCGAAAACGGTGGTGGCTCGGACCTGAACAATGTGCTCAACGCCGACTTCTCCAAGGCCTTGACGCTGTACACCATGACCTCGTCGGTCGCCAGTGATTATCAGGGCATGCTCGATCGCCTCGACGCCTGGCTGCTGGTGAACAAACCGGCCAACCTGGAGGTGACGCACGCCGGCACGCCGTTGATCTGGACCGGCGTACTGCAGGAGATTACCCAGGGCCAGGTCCTGAGCTTTTCCCTGGCGTTGCTGGTCGTCACGCTGATGATGATGTACTGGCTGAAGTCGGTACGGCTCGGCATCCTCGGCATGTTGACCTTGCTGACCACCTCGGTAACGGTCTACGGCTTCATGTTCCTGTTCAACATCGAACTGAACATCGGCACGACGCTGGTGACGTTCCTGGTGGTGGGCGTGGTCGATTACGCGGTGCACCTGCTGTCGCGCATCAAGTTGCTGGTGCAGCAGGGCATCGAAATCGATGCGGCCATCCTGCAGGCCATGCACAGCGTTGGCCGCTCGACGGTGATCAACGTGGTGATCTTCTCCGTGGGCTTCATGGCGCTGCTGTTTTCCGACTTCAAGCCGATTGTCGACCTGGGGGCGCTGGTGGCGATGGCACTGTTTTCCAGCGGCGTCATGACCATTGTCCTGGTGACGCTGGTGTCGCCGTGGTTCTTTGCGGCGATTGCGCCGGTTGCCCGACCTGCTCAAGGGCAACCTGTGGTCGGCGAGACAGTGGCGGGCTGAGCGCTGATACGCCGGGGCCGCTGGCCCTGATACGACAGGCGAACCCTGTCATGCGCCGCAACAGGGTTTTCAGTTCAGCGTAGCGCCCGGGTTTTTTTCCCCCTGCCGGGCGATGCGCTCGAACTGACATTCCTGTCGAGCTTCGTGCAGATTGTTTTCGAACGCTTCAAGACCATCGTACAACTGCTGCAAATCGCCGATCTGGGCCACCAGTTCGGCTTTTTTCTGGGCGATGGCATGCTCGGCCATGTCCCACGGGAATTCGTCGCCGCGGTAGTTGTTCAGGATCACCTGCAGCTCCTTGAGCTTGAAGCCCAATTGCTGGGCGCATTTGATGAACGTCAGCACTTCGACGCTCTCCTGGCTGTAGATACGGTATTTGCCTTCACGCTTGGGCTGCGGCAGCAGGCCGATTTCCTCGTAATGGCGAATGCTTTTGACTGTGGTGCCCGACAGCTGGGCGGCTTTGCCGATATACATAAAGATCCGTCTCGATGATCAAACAGGGCGTAGCGGGACCAGGTTTGAGGCCTGATCGGCGGGCGATTATAGGGTGAATAGCATCGGTAGGTTGCAACTCTGCGTAAATGACGCGCACAGCTGACGGACGGGCTCGGTGAGAGCCCGTGGAGGGACTGACGGCGTCGGCTGCGCCGTCAGGTGAACAGGTGCGGCTGGATCAGAACGCGGCGCTGGCCCGGGCCTTCTCCAGCCAGTTGTCGCGCTGGTCGGGTTTGGACCCGATCATGGGACCGAACGTCAGGGTCTTGATGGGCTTGATGCCACAGAACTCCAACGTGGTCTTGCGTACCTGGTGCAGTCCCGGCATGCCGTAGAACCATTTGTAGTACCAGTACGGCGTGTCCATGGTCACCAGCAAATGTGCCGTGCGGCCCTTGAGCAGTTTGTCCGGGAAGGCTTTGCCCTCGCGGTACTTGAAGGCAAATCCGGGCAGGAAGATGCGATCCAGGAAGCCCTTCATCAAGGCCGGAATTCCGCCCCACCAGATCGGATAAACGAAGGTCAGGTGCTCGGCCCAGGTGATGTCGGCCTGCGCCTGCAGCAGATCCGGCTCCAGTGGTTGAATCTTGTTGTAACCCTCGTGCAGGACCGGGTCGAAATCCAGCGCATCCAGGCGCATGAGACGCACGTCATGCCCGGCGTCTTTGGCCGCCTGAACGTAGGTATCGCTCAATGCTCCGCAAAAACTGTCGTTGGAGGGGTGACCCAGAATCACGAGCATTCGTTTGCTCATCGTGTGTACTCCTGAAAAGAAGCTCACAGCTTAGAGTCTGCCCCTAGCGGTAGAGTCAAGGCGTCAACGCATTCAGCAGGGCCTGGGCATAGGCTGGCAGTTGCGCGAAATTGCGCGCACAAAGATGCAGCGTGCGGTTGGCCCAGGCGTCGTCCAGCGGCACGCAGGTAAACGTGTCTGTCGAGGGCCAGCGCTCAACCGCTACCCGGGGCACAATCGCCAGTCCCACCCCGCGCGCGACCATGCGCATGAGGCCATCGAAACCGTCAGCGCGAATCCGGATCGCCATGCGCTGACCGACGTGCAGCGCCTGTTCCTCCAGATGAATCGCCAGCGCACTGTCGGTGCCCAGGGCCACGTAGTCATGGGCCAGGGTTTGCGCGAAGGTAAGCGAAAGGCTTGCGGCCAGCGGATGGCCGTGCGGCACGATCAGCACCAGCGGATCGGCGCGAAACACCACGGTCTGCAAATCGTGGGTATCGACCGCGTCGGACACGATTCCCAGATCGGCCGCGCCTTGCCGCAGGGCGTGGGTGATGCGGGCGCTGGGCAACTCTTGCAGATCAATGTCGAGGTTGGGATGGTCGCGCAGAAAGTCTGCCAGTACTTCCGGCAGGTATTCGGTGATGGCCGTGGTGTTGCACAACAGGCGTACTTGACCTTTGGCGCCCTGGGCGTAGTCAGCCAGATCCTGCTGCAGGCGTTCGGCCTGTTGCAGGAGGATTCGCGCGTGTTGCGCCAGTGCTTTGCCGGCGGGCGTCGGAGTCACGCCACGGCGCCCGCGTTGCAGGAAGTCAGTGCCCAGCGAGGCTTCCATGGCACGGATCCGCGCACTCGCGGCGGCGAGCGAAAGATGACTGCGGGCGGCGCCGGCGGTGATGTTGCCGGTGTCGATAATGTGCAGGTAGAGGCGCAGGTCGGTGAGGTCGAAGTGCATGGGCAGCCTCAAATTTTGTAGGGGCAGGACTGGCCCTATCGCGAGCAGGCTCACTCCTACATTGGATCGGTGGTGAACACAAACCTGTAGGAGTGAGCCTGCTCGCGATGAGGCCGGCCGCTTCAATGAATCATTCAGCCTCTTGCACTGGCAGAGGCAGTCTCAGTATATGGCAGATTTTCAACCCGCCACCCCAGGTGCACAGTAGCACCATGAACACACTCGCAGACTTCTATCAAAACCTCGGTATGGCCTTGTCTTTACTGGTCATGGTCACCTTCATCATGGCCGGCCTGATCAAGGGCGTGATCGGCCTTGGCCTGCCCACTGTCGCCATGGGCCTGCTCGGTCTGGCTATGGCACCGTCGCAGGCAGCAGCATTGCTGATCATTCCGGCAACGCTGACCAACCTCTGGCAACTGGCGTTCGGCGGGCACTTGAAAGGTCTGATCAAACGCCTGTGGTCGATGCTGCTGATGATTTTCCTCGGCACCGCAGTCGGCACGTTGGCGATCGGCATGGCAGGCGGGCATTGGGTGGTGCGCGGGCTGGGCGCGGCATTGCTGCTCTATGCGTTGAGCGGGTTGCTGCTGCCGACGCTGCACTTCCGCCCTCGGCATGAGTCGTGGCTCGGTCCAGTGTGCGGGGTGATCACCGGCATCATCACCTCGGCCACCGGCGTGTTCGTGATTCCGGCGGTGCCGTATCTGCAAGCGCTGGGCTTGAACCGTGATCAGTTGGTGCAGGCGCTGGGCCTGTCATTCACTGTTTCGACCCTGGCGCTGGCCGGCGGCCTGTTCTGGCGCGGTGCGCTGGGCGGTGGCGAGTTGAGTGCCTCGCTGCTGGCGCTGGTCCCGGCGATGCTGGGCATGTGGCTCGGCCAATGGTTGCGCCAGCGGATCAGCGCCGTGCTGTTCAAGCGGGTGTTTTTTCTCGGACTGGGCGCGCTCGGTGCCCATCTGCTGATCAGCGGTTAGCCGACGACGCGCTGAGCATGTCGATCCGACGGATATCGAAATCACGCTCCAGATACGCCATGCGGTTGTCGAAAAACTCCCGCATGTGCGGCAGGTTCGAGTGCACGTCCAGGTGCGCCTGGCTTTCCCAGATCTCGTAGAAGATGAACAGCGTCGGGTCTTCCTTGTCGCGCAGCATGTGGTACTCGATGCAGCCGGGTTCGGCGCGGCTCGGTTCGACGTAGGCGCGAAACAGCGCTTCGAAAGCCTCGGCTTTCTCCGGGCGGGTCTTGGCGTGCAGGATGAAACCGTGGCGTTCACTCATCAAAACAACTCCTCAAATGCAGATGGCCGAGAATGCTATTGCAACAATCGGCATTCGATTCGTGCTTTTTGATCAAATGTATTTTGCGCCGACGCGGCTTATTCCGCGCGAGATGGATCGTTAACCTGACGCCATTCCTGTTCCCATCTTTCTCCAGCCCAATGGCTGCGCGAGGCGTTCTCATGAAAAAAGTGTTGTTGCTCAATGGCGGCAAGAAATTCGCCCACTCCGACGGTCGTTACAACGCCACCCTGCACGAAACCGCGCTGAGCGTGCTCGATCGCGGCGGTGTGGATGTCAAAACCACCTCTATCGACGAGGGCTACGACGTCGCGGAAGAAGTCGCCAAATTCCTCTGGGCCGACGTGATCATTTATCAGATGCCGGGCTGGTGGATGGGCGCGCCGTGGACCGTGAAAAAGTACCTCGACGAAGTCTTCACCGAAGGCCACGGCAGTCTCTATGCCAGCGATGGCCGTACCCGTTCCGATGCGTCGCAGAAGTACGGCAGCGGCGGCCTGATCCAGGGCAAGCAATACATGTTGTCGCTGACCTGGAACGCGCCACAGCAAGCCTTCGATGACCCGACCGACTTCTTCGAAGCCAAGGGTGTCGACGCGGTGTATTTCCCGTTTCACAAGGCCAACGAGTTCCTTGGCATGAGCGGTTTGCCGACGTTCCTCTGTGTGGACGTGATGAAGCGTCCGGACATCGAGAACGATGTGGCGCGGTATGAGCAGCATCTGAAAGAGGTGTTTGGTCTCAAGGCTTGAGGTGATTTTATCTGGTGAGGGTTTTAACTGTGGTGAGGGGATAAATCCCCTCGCCACAGGGGTGTTCTCTCTCCACAATGGATTTGTGCAGTCGATCAATTAAGGGACGCCCGTGAAAGCCAGATCCGATGAGTTGCAGATTTTCGTCTGCGTGATCGAGTGCGGTTCGATTTCCGCCGCCGCCGAACAGGTCGGCCAGACCCCTTCGGCGGTCAGCCGCACGTTGTCACGGCTGGAAGCGAAGCTCGACACCACGCTGATCAACCGCACCACGCGGCGCATGGACCTGACCGAGGAGGGCAAGTATTTCTTCGAGCAGGCCAAGCTGATTCTCGATCAGATGGACGCCCTCGAAGAGCGTCTGTCGTCGCGCCAGCAAACCCCGTCCGGACGCCTGCGGATCAACGCCGCGTCACCCTTCATGCTGCACGCCATCGTGCCGTACATCGACGAGTTCCGCGGGCTGTACCCGGACATCCAGCTCGAACTCAACAGCAATGATCTGATCATCGACCTGCTGGAACAAAGCACCGACGTCGCCATCCGCATCGGCACCCTTGCCGATTCCACGCTGCATGCGCGGTCGCTGGGTTGCAGTCCGCTGCTGATCGTCGCCAGTCCGGCGTATCTGGAGAAGCACGGGGCGCCGCAGCAAGTCACGGAGCTGAGCGAACACACCCTCCTCGGTTTCACCCACAACGAAGGCCTCAACCAGTGGCCGCTGCGTTACGTGCACGGTGACCGCTGGCCGATCACCCCGGCGATCAGCGCCTCCAGCGGCGAGACTGTGCGCCATCTGGCGCTGGAAGGGCAGGGCATCGCCTG from Pseudomonas sp. P8_229 encodes:
- a CDS encoding 3-oxoacyl-ACP reductase family protein, producing MPNKVAVVTGGSRGIGRAIVLALAGAGYHVAFSYVRDEVAAMALRDEVQASGVDCLALQCDISSGDSIQSFFGRVEAHFQRVDLLVNNAGITRDGLLATMPVRDIVDVIQTNLVGTLLCCQQVLPGMLRQRSGCIVNISSVAAQKPGKGQSNYAAAKGGVEAMTRALAVELAPRNIRVNAVAPGIVKTEMSTALIGSQEEQIQSRLLIKRYAEPEEIAEAVLYLADRGLYLTGEVLPVNGGLKMP
- a CDS encoding SDR family NAD(P)-dependent oxidoreductase — its product is MSRTILITGAAKGIGRAVAEDFAANGDNHLILLDLDLPQLQGWVDEQQERIKARVETHAANIADLPAMEAFFKQLGTQVRQVDVLVNSAGICNENEPEDLHNWHKVISVNLNGTFYVTSLCLALIPDRGRIINMSSILGRAGKVRNTAYCASKHGIVGMTKALALDLASRQITVNAILPAWIDTPMLQGELATQAAIAGLTQEQIVRNAKKKLPMRRFIQSEEVAAMVRYLASPEAGGVTAQSLVIDGGVGLGM
- a CDS encoding DUF1302 family protein: MAAPAALAALEVDDLKPDYADAEIGVATALRLHGDDQVTQKAMYFKANLEDNWDGGYYKAKGRVRYDARYDGNNPYSERAREKYRFDADWRHLYVGHSLGDGEVTVGWQQVVWGRADELRVLDQINPLDYRDGLTPLLEDSRIAVPMVRVAQPLGEWELEALWITDFVKNQPPVAGSEFAAPLFAAPDPEYFLLDSKPGYDGDKGYGYGLSANGRIGAVDTSFVALSARQQDPVYAVEGVADDGRTRLERQFARYTMGGAGLAIDAGHSIVVRSEVAWFDNWRVTNPTRAYGADSTSMVKSLLGVDYLWRDWLISAQWQEQVLLDWQDGMLQDKREPLFTLSAEGTHLQDRLKSRLVAAASPPLKDNALLQGIFTYKPVDYIKLGLEVDVFFGKPDRAFGEYSKRDQVRLSAGYLF
- a CDS encoding outer membrane lipoprotein-sorting protein, producing the protein MLPLLKSLTATALILTGVCASAADGSNADEIVRQVRDRNDGKSFMSQVSLILHDKKGNTRVREFTYLQKDYPDSDKFSMYFSAPTDVRDVAFHIENPHEALGLEDSQWMYLPVSRQTRRISTTDKRGSFMGSEYSYADLDKIRVKDYSQKLVGEEQIKGRDCYVIEREPASPEVLAKTGYNKLKVWIDKQNFLVMRQDFFDVKGVLIKQMRTQKVETIDAIDSVVLSETEHFIDGTRSEMRFNQLQYNVPLEDRLFTQTAIKRGLKTGDLPEFSVSAR
- a CDS encoding efflux RND transporter permease subunit; its protein translation is MERYLNFVERYARAIVFLLVAITAYFTYTLGALVSDTNPYLLKESHPARKTIIDLQGEFTGTFDSVMVALNNPQTVFNKQTLNALFSMSQSVRKMILANDADKEQLAQIVGKYPNDSRAQLLTRDILEDGFSQNDYAQAKALRDHAQSQNWDSHDQLFLTFLAERINPIREMASMGDLENIVLTDDGELLIHKTLNAYDMDPAVVESQIMGNELMVDGVVSKDKKVAMLVAELGTKQDDAQAQLRAYQIVRGIVAQYQAEHPEYKDEIFIAGMPIFIAAQQEIIDHDLAVLFPIVFLLITLLLMFFFRKPLGVLLPLFNILFCTIWTLGLMALLRVPFDLLTSVLPVFLFTICCSDAIHVMAEYYEQKSAGKSNREANRETQRLMVVPVVLTTVTTIATFMISTTNNIVSIRNFGVFMSIGLTAALIISLLLIPAWISIWGKDQAPQAKVEAHKESIISRYLVAFCAWMIRFRKPILMVMLPLLALATVFTFRVDIEDSGIAYFKPQSHIRVSDQFINHAKVAGTAPGWIAIDSKEPRGVLTTEVVQFIDKLDHFIKQQPNVSYGYSLATYVKRMNLVLNDMNPDYLRVPNAMEKVTSVNDDGQVERFEVPGNSLIEQHVMLFENGGGSDLNNVLNADFSKALTLYTMTSSVASDYQGMLDRLDAWLLVNKPANLEVTHAGTPLIWTGVLQEITQGQVLSFSLALLVVTLMMMYWLKSVRLGILGMLTLLTTSVTVYGFMFLFNIELNIGTTLVTFLVVGVVDYAVHLLSRIKLLVQQGIEIDAAILQAMHSVGRSTVINVVIFSVGFMALLFSDFKPIVDLGALVAMALFSSGVMTIVLVTLVSPWFFAAIAPVARPAQGQPVVGETVAG
- a CDS encoding MerR family transcriptional regulator, whose product is MYIGKAAQLSGTTVKSIRHYEEIGLLPQPKREGKYRIYSQESVEVLTFIKCAQQLGFKLKELQVILNNYRGDEFPWDMAEHAIAQKKAELVAQIGDLQQLYDGLEAFENNLHEARQECQFERIARQGEKNPGATLN
- a CDS encoding NAD(P)H-dependent oxidoreductase, encoding MSKRMLVILGHPSNDSFCGALSDTYVQAAKDAGHDVRLMRLDALDFDPVLHEGYNKIQPLEPDLLQAQADITWAEHLTFVYPIWWGGIPALMKGFLDRIFLPGFAFKYREGKAFPDKLLKGRTAHLLVTMDTPYWYYKWFYGMPGLHQVRKTTLEFCGIKPIKTLTFGPMIGSKPDQRDNWLEKARASAAF
- a CDS encoding LysR substrate-binding domain-containing protein is translated as MHFDLTDLRLYLHIIDTGNITAGAARSHLSLAAASARIRAMEASLGTDFLQRGRRGVTPTPAGKALAQHARILLQQAERLQQDLADYAQGAKGQVRLLCNTTAITEYLPEVLADFLRDHPNLDIDLQELPSARITHALRQGAADLGIVSDAVDTHDLQTVVFRADPLVLIVPHGHPLAASLSLTFAQTLAHDYVALGTDSALAIHLEEQALHVGQRMAIRIRADGFDGLMRMVARGVGLAIVPRVAVERWPSTDTFTCVPLDDAWANRTLHLCARNFAQLPAYAQALLNALTP